From Rutidosis leptorrhynchoides isolate AG116_Rl617_1_P2 chromosome 3, CSIRO_AGI_Rlap_v1, whole genome shotgun sequence, a single genomic window includes:
- the LOC139899609 gene encoding ankyrin repeat-containing protein ITN1-like has protein sequence MASPIDEDIEKGLMTPTKHNQNQNPLGEPSPSPSPSSATAPALVLSNSGKRMDQAGKKKYVKQVTGRHNDTELHLAAQRGDLAAVKQILDDIDSQMVGTLSGADFDAEVAEIRASVVNEVNELGETALYTAAEKGHLEVVKELLKYSNKETIMRKSRLEFDTLHIAASQGHDAVVQLLLDHDSSLCQTRSQGNATPLITAATRGHTAVVKELLSKDRSLLDIPRSNGKNALHFAARSGHVEIVKALLDKDPLLARRTDKKGQTALHMAVKGVSSEVVKLLLEADAAIVMLPDKSGFTALHVATRKKRAEIVNELLSLPDTSANVNALTRDHKTALDIAEKLPLSEDSSDIIACLTRCGAVRANELNQPRDELRNTVTQIKNDVHTQLLQTKKTNKNVHGIAKELRKLHREGINAATNSVTVVAVLFATVAFAAIFTVPGGDDDNGMAVVVDRVSFKIFFIFNAIALFTSLAVVVVQITLVRGETKAERRVVEVINKLMWLASVCTSVAFMASSYIVVGRKYKWAAILITVVGGVIMAGVLGTMTYYVFKSKKNRLKRKKEKARSGSNSWHHSEFSNSEVDRIYAI, from the exons ATGGCTTCACCTATTGATGAAG ACATAGAAAAGGGACTAATGACTCCAACAAAGCATAATCAAAACCAAAACCCTCTTGGTGAGCCATCACCCTCGCCTTCGccgtcttctgcaacagcaccggCGCTGGTGCTTTCTAATTCTGGAAAGCGAATGGATCAAGCTGGAAAGAAAAAGTACGTCAAGCAAGTGACAGGTAGGCATAACGATACCGAGCTACATTTAGCAGCCCAACGTGGCGATCTTGCGGCTGTGAAGCAAATTCTTGATGATATTGATTCGCAAATGGTGGGCACTTTGAGTGGGGCGGATTTTGATGCTGAGGTTGCGGAGATTCGTGCGTCAGTAGTGAATGAAGTGAATGAGTTGGGTGAAACGGCGTTGTATACGGCTGCTGAGAAAGGGCATCTTGAGGTTGTGAAGGAGTTGTTGAAGTATTCGAATAAAGAAACGATCATGAGGAAGAGTCGGTTGGAGTTTGATACTTTGCATATTGCTGCTAGTCAAGGACATGATG CTGTGGTCCAACTACTACTTGACCATGACTCATCACTATGCCAAACGAGATCACAAGGAAACGCAACACCTCTCATAACTGCAGCCACAAGAGGACATACTGCTGTTGTTAAGGAGCTACTATCAAAAGATCGTAGCTTGTTAGATATACCAAGATCCAATGGCAAAAATGCACTGCATTTTGCAGCTAGATCCGGGCACGTTGAAATTGTGAAGGCTTTACTTGATAAGGACCCACTTTTGGCTAGAAGAACCGACAAAAAAGGACAGACTGCGTTACATATGGCTGTGAAAGGGGTTAGCAGTGAAGTTGTCAAATTGCTATTGGAGGCTGATGCTGCTATTGTTATGTTGCCAGATAAGTCTGGTTTTACTGCTTTGCATGTGGCTACTAGGAAAAAACGAGCCGAG ATAGTAAACGAGTTGCTCAGTCTCCCTGATACCAGTGCTAATGTGAATGCGTTGACCCGAGATCACAAAACCGCTCTCGACATAGCCGAAAAGCTTCCGTTATCTGAAGACTCATCCGATATAATCGCATGCCTTACTCGTTGTGGTGCAGTCAGAGCAAATGAACTAAACCAACCAAGAGACGAGTTACGAAACACTGTAACTCAAATCAAAAACGACGTCCACacgcaacttttacaaaccaagaAAACAAACAAGAACGTGCATGGTATTGCAAAGGAGCTTCGAAAGCTCCATCGTGAAGGAATCAACGCTGCCACCAATTCAGTTACCGTGGTGGCGGTGCTATTCGCAACCGTTGCGTTTGCCGCCATCTTCACCGTCCCTGGCGGCGATGACGATAATGGAATGGCGGTGGTGGTGGACCGGGTTTCGTTCAAGATATTTTTTATCTTCAATGCGATTGCGCTTTTTACGTCTTTAGCGGTGGTGGTGGTTCAGATTACGTTGGTTAGAGGTGAGACGAAAGCCGAAAGAAGGGTAGTTGAGGTGATTAATAAACTTATGTGGTTAGCATCTGTATGCACTTCTGTTGCTTTCATGGCTTCTTCTTACATAGTAGTTGGTCGAAAATATAAATGGGCTGCGATTTTGATCACCGTTGTGGGTGGAGTTATAATGGCAGGGGTTCTTGGAACCATGACTTATTACGTGTTTAAGTCCAAGAAAAATCGATTGAAGCGAAAGAAGGAGAAAGCAAGAAGTGGTTCGAACTCATGGCATCATTCTGAGTTTTCGAATTCAGAAGTCGATAGAATCTACGCCATATGA